Within Mycobacterium heckeshornense, the genomic segment GTTCAACGCGCTGACGTCGGGCGGGTCGGGCGCGGTGGCACCGACGACCACGCCGACGAAGCCGGGCCCGGGCCCGGCTGCCCGGTTGACCGCCGCCGCCGCGTCGACGATGCGCTGGGCCACCGTCTGCCCATCGGCAACGGCCCGTTGCAGCGCTGCGCCCTCCGGGTTAGATGTCGCAGCCAGCACGAAAACCCCGCGCGCGTGCGCGGCGGCGGTGTCCAGCAGCGGTTGCAGCGCACCGAAACCCGGATACGGCGACGCGGTGACGGCGTCGGCCGCCAGCGGCGAGTCGGCGACCCAGGCCTGGGCGTAGGCGGCCATCGTGGAGCCGATGTCGCCTCGCTTGGCGTCGGCCAGCACCAGCACGCCGGCCGCGCGAAGCGCCGCGATGGTGCGCTCCAGCACCGCGTAGCCGGCGGCACCGTAAGCCTCGAAGAACGCCACCTGGGGCTTGACCACGGCGAAGCCGGCATAGGCCTCGACACAGGTGTCGCAGAACGCGGCGAGGCCCGCGGCGGTGGCGGGCAGCTCCCAGGCGCGCAGCAGCTCGGGATGCGGGTCGATGCCCAGACACAGCGGGCCGCGTTGCGACGTGGCGTCGCGCAGCCGGGCGCCGAATCCGGGCATGGCTAGTGGCCGCCGTCGCTCAGCGCGCGGTGCAGTTCTTGCAGGCAGCGCACCCCGATGTCGCCGCGAATGCCGGCCTCGATGCCCTGCACGGCCGCCGAGGCGCCCTGCACCGTCGTGACACAGGGAATGTTCATCGCCACCGCGGCCGAGCGGATTTCGTAGCCGTCGATGCGCGGCCCGGAGTTGCCGTAGGGGGTGTTGATCACCATGTCGACCTCGCCGGCCCTTATCGCGTCGACCGCGGACAGGGCGGGGCGGTCCGGGTGCGGCTTTTCGAAATGCTTGCGAACTACCTCGCAGGGGATTCCGTTGCGGCGCAACATCTCCGCGGTTCCTTCGGTCGCCAGCACCCGAAAGCCCAGGTCGGCCAGCCGCTTGACCGGGAACACCAGCGAGCGTTTGTCGCGGTTGGCCACCGACACGAAAACTGTGCCCGCTGCCGGCAGCGAGCCGTAGGCGGCGGTCTGGCTTTTGGCAAACGCGCTGCCGAAGTCGCGGTCGATGCCCATCACCTCACCGGTCGATTTCATTTCCGGGCCGAGCAGCGAGTCAATGCCGGCGCCGTCGACGGTGCGGAACCGGTGAAACGGCAGCACGGCTTCCTTGACGGCGATCGGGGCCTCGGGCACGGCACTGGCGCCGTCCCCGGATGCCGCCAGAATGCCCTCATTGCGCAGTTGAGATATCTTGGCTCCCAACATGATTCGCGCACATGCTTTGGCCAGGGGCACCGCGGTTGCTTTCGAGACGAATGGCACCGTGCGGCTGGCCCGGGGGTTGGCCTCCAAAACGTAGAGCACGTCGTCTTTGAGCGCGTATTGCACGTTGAGCAGGCCCACCACCCCGATTCCATGGGCGATGGCCTCGGTCGCTTGCCGCACCTTCTCGATGTCGCTGCGGCCCAACGTCACCGGCGGCAGCGCGCACGCCGAGTCGCCGGAGTGGATCCCGGCCTCCTCGATGTGCTCCATGATGCCGCCGATATAGACCTCGCTGCCGTCGCATAGCGCGTCGACGTCGATCTCGATGGCGTCCTCGAGGAAACGGTCCACCAGCACCGGGTGCTCGGGGGAAAGCTCGGTAGCGCGGGTGATATAGCCTTCCAGCGTCTCCTCGTCGTAGACGATCTCCATGCCGCGACCGCCCAGCACATACGACGGGCGCACCAGCACCGGATAGCCGACCTCGGCGGCGATGCGGCGAGCCTGGTCGAAGCTCGTCGCGGTGCCGTACCGCGGCGCCGGCAACCCCGCCGTGGAGAGCACGTCCCCGAACGCGCCGCGGTCCTCGGCCAGGTCGATGGCCTCCGGCGGGGTTCCGACGATCGGAACACCCGCGTCGGCCAGCCGTTGCGCCAGCCCGAGCGGCGTCTGACCACCCAATTGCACAATGACGCCCACCACACCGGGTCCGCCCTGGGCCGAGTGGTTTTCGGCGTGGAAGACCTCGAGGACGTCTTCGAAGGTCAACGGCTCGAAGTACAGCCGGTCAGCGGTGTCGTAGTCGGTGGACACCGTCTCCGGGTTGCAGTTGACCATCACGGTTTCAAAACCGGCCTGGCTCAACGTGGTTGCCGCGTGCACGCAGCTGTAGTCGAATTCGATGCCCTGACCGATTCGGTTCGGCCCGGAACCGAGGATGAGCACCTTGGGTTTTTCGGTTTGCGGGGCCACCTCGGTTTCGGCGGCGGGGTCGAGCTCGTAGCTACTGTAGTGGTAGGGGGTCTTGGCCTCGAACTCCGCGGCGCAGGTGTCCACGGTTTTGTACACCGGGTGGACGCCGAGGCGGCTGCGCAGCGAGCGCACGCCGTTTTCGCCGGCCAACTCTGGCCGCAACGCCGCGATCTGGCGGTCGGAGAGCCCACTGTGCTTGGCGCGGCGCAGCAGCTCCCCGTCCAGCACGGCGGCGTCGACGAGCTCCGCGCGCAGCTTGACCAGTTCGGCGATCTGGGCGACGAACCACGGGTCGACGCCGCTGGCCTGCGACACCTGCTCAACCGTGGCACCCAGTCGCAGAGCCAGTTCAATGTCATAGAGGCGGTTTTCCGACGGTGTCTGCAACCGGTGCAGCGCTTCGTCGACGCCGCCCGGCGGGTCCGGCGTCGTCCAGAACCCGGCGCGGCTGGTCTCCAGCGATCGCATGACCTTGCCGAGGGCTTCGATGAAGTTGCGGCCCAACGACATCGCTTCGCCGACCGATTTCATGGTGGTGGTCAGCGTGGGGTCGGCGCCCGGGAACTTCTCGAACGCGAAGCGTGGCGCCTTGACCACGACGTAGTCCAGGGTGGGCTCGAAGCAGGCCGGGGTTTGTTTGGTGATGTCGTTGAGGATCTCGTCGAGGGTGTAGCCGATGGCCAGCTTGGCGGCGATCTTGGCGATCGGGAACCCGGTGGCCTTCGACGCCAACGCGCTGGATCGCGACACCCGCGGGTTCATCTCG encodes:
- the pyrF gene encoding orotidine-5'-phosphate decarboxylase, which translates into the protein MPGFGARLRDATSQRGPLCLGIDPHPELLRAWELPATAAGLAAFCDTCVEAYAGFAVVKPQVAFFEAYGAAGYAVLERTIAALRAAGVLVLADAKRGDIGSTMAAYAQAWVADSPLAADAVTASPYPGFGALQPLLDTAAAHARGVFVLAATSNPEGAALQRAVADGQTVAQRIVDAAAAVNRAAGPGPGFVGVVVGATAPDPPDVSALNGPVLVPGVGAQGGRVQALGGLGGAVPGQLLPAVSRDVLRAGPRVADLRAAAERMRDAVAYLAAV
- the carB gene encoding carbamoyl-phosphate synthase large subunit encodes the protein MPRRPDLRHVLVIGSGPIVIGQACEFDYSGTQACRVLKAEGLLVSLVNSNPATIMTDPEFADYTYVEPITPAFVEHVIAQQAQRGNKIDALLATLGGQTALNTAVALYDNGVLERYGVELIGADFDAIQRGEDRQRFKDIVAKVGGESARSRVCFTLAEVRETVAELGLPVVVRPSFTMGGLGSGMAYSAEQVDRMAGAGLAASPSANVLIEESIYGWKEFELELMRDGHDNVVVVCSIENVDPMGVHTGDSVTVAPAMTLTDREYQRMRDLAIAILREVGVDTGGCNIQFAVNPRDGRLIVVEMNPRVSRSSALASKATGFPIAKIAAKLAIGYTLDEILNDITKQTPACFEPTLDYVVVKAPRFAFEKFPGADPTLTTTMKSVGEAMSLGRNFIEALGKVMRSLETSRAGFWTTPDPPGGVDEALHRLQTPSENRLYDIELALRLGATVEQVSQASGVDPWFVAQIAELVKLRAELVDAAVLDGELLRRAKHSGLSDRQIAALRPELAGENGVRSLRSRLGVHPVYKTVDTCAAEFEAKTPYHYSSYELDPAAETEVAPQTEKPKVLILGSGPNRIGQGIEFDYSCVHAATTLSQAGFETVMVNCNPETVSTDYDTADRLYFEPLTFEDVLEVFHAENHSAQGGPGVVGVIVQLGGQTPLGLAQRLADAGVPIVGTPPEAIDLAEDRGAFGDVLSTAGLPAPRYGTATSFDQARRIAAEVGYPVLVRPSYVLGGRGMEIVYDEETLEGYITRATELSPEHPVLVDRFLEDAIEIDVDALCDGSEVYIGGIMEHIEEAGIHSGDSACALPPVTLGRSDIEKVRQATEAIAHGIGVVGLLNVQYALKDDVLYVLEANPRASRTVPFVSKATAVPLAKACARIMLGAKISQLRNEGILAASGDGASAVPEAPIAVKEAVLPFHRFRTVDGAGIDSLLGPEMKSTGEVMGIDRDFGSAFAKSQTAAYGSLPAAGTVFVSVANRDKRSLVFPVKRLADLGFRVLATEGTAEMLRRNGIPCEVVRKHFEKPHPDRPALSAVDAIRAGEVDMVINTPYGNSGPRIDGYEIRSAAVAMNIPCVTTVQGASAAVQGIEAGIRGDIGVRCLQELHRALSDGGH